The following is a genomic window from Carassius auratus strain Wakin chromosome 15, ASM336829v1, whole genome shotgun sequence.
CTTTTAAGTTCGACTTATCATTGATCTGCTACATAAAGAATAGACTACTGGCTGGTGGGGCTGAGACTAACAAGATTAACAAGACAGATCTTGATCAAACTAGTTAGAGCTGGAGAACCACTAGTCTACACCCCCAAATAACCAGCTACAATGTTCCAAAAACCAGCCTGACCACCTTAAGCTCACATGACATGGCTTtccacaagtaaaaaaaaatccaactttaCAATTTTCCATTACAAAATAAAGACCTTTGTAAAagttaaatgacacatttttatttttttattttttattatgtcccACTCTATCTGAAAGGAATTTAAAAGCAGTGCCTAAATGTGTACATTACAGTTaataatttacagtacatttaggAGGATACAGAAACACTAAAAACTCAAGTCTCAGAATATAAGTATACATCACGAATCCAATATCGCTCACATTTCCTAGTTTGGCATAAACGAAATGTGTTTGTTTCCTAGTTTGGCATTCACCTCAACTACAAATTTCGAGAAAAagcatagaaaattaaaaaaatatattattaatctgaATGCGAGTCTGTAAACACACAGGAACAAACCGCTCAGAAAAGAAGCATATCTCAATGATGCAATATTTCCTAGGAACAAATGAATACAGTTCTGCTGACGCCGGGAGGGCATTTCTCTGGAAGTCACTGTCGTCCACCTGTCGAATCGAAACCTTTCTGAAGGAACCCAAAGTCCATGTAGATATTCTATTTCTCCAACCTAATCAGTAATTATATCTGTAtatgatgaaaatgtaaatttaatcgATGTGACAGCAGCTCTAGAGAAAATCTGTGGCTGTTTAAAGCGCATGATCCGCAGTCGCGCTTTGAGCCCACATGAATTATTCATGACGCGCTGACAAAACTTGTTTTTACCAAATATAAAGAGGAGCCTATAttcattaatgttagttaaaatgtttaaaacgtaACTCTTACCACAGTCGTTCAGTTAACTTACCGTTCAGACTTCATGCTTCGTTAGAAAATGTAATTCATTGACGCTCTGCTCAGCTTGCTACCACTAACCCAGCGCGTCTGCACGCGCACGCACGCCGCAGCTCATTTGTTTACCTTCAAAATGATTGGTCAACGGGGGTCATGCGCCAATAATGAATGCAAAGAGATACACAATAAGAAATATTTTCgtctttttagtttaattttctctatacatatatttcttatttaaaaatgaaattaataattctaACATTTTGTTTGAAAAGTAGCTTATTTCAATGCAGTGCTAACGTTTATTTTGTATATGCAACATAAAAAACATATTCCTCTATTTgtaactaatctatctatcaaattaaaagaaacataagaatgaagacaagaaaaaaaaagaaaagtcaagaAAAGTGTATAATAATGTGGGGTTCTCCATAAAACATGCAGCAGAGTCATTAGATAAAGCAGAAAATTGATGTTTAAACTAGCTTTATCTGCACACCACAACACAAAATTCTTTCTTTTGTCTTAAAACAGATTCATTTCTTCCAGGAGTTGGTCAGCTTTTCTTCAACTCTGTCCATTAAGGCACTATATACTCCTCTTCTGCGGCGATGTCTCTAAAATACAGGAAGTAAAATGTTTCCAAGAAGGTTAAAACACTCTGTGTTCAAAGGTAGAGGATAAATATGAGTGTTCTCTTTGTGCTCACTGTATAAGATGCAGATTTTGGAGGCCATGGCATCTTTGGTAGTATGAGTCTGGGGTCCCATTTAAGCTCTGCTGGTTTGAAAGTGTCTATTTGGCTCACTGTGTTGCTGTGAGAAGGGTTCAGGTCAGGAAGGCTGTCATTGACTGTGAAGACgttgaaataaaatgcaaagctTTGTCAGTAATACTTGTAAGGCTACTGCATGGTTTCAAAGCCATAAGGTATTTGCTCTATATAAAGGATTTTATAACTGTTAGATAAGTATTACAAGGTTTATTACAATGGCAAAACAACGGCAATCGCATGCAACACAATTCAGTGCTGAAAAACCATTGTTGTTTCTCTCTGTTTTCAGACATGACGTCTTAATGCAAGTAATTTTACCTGCTCTTAGGCACTGAGACTTTATGATCAAGCAGCCAGGATCCTTTTCTAAAGAAGACACCATTTCCGGCATTCCCTCAGCACACTGCATTTGAATAAGGAGTGTTTAAATGTCTTATAAAGACTGTCATCTAGTGTTGATATAGTGCAATGCAGATAAAGTAAGCCATAATCTTAGTAGAAACTTACAGGTCTGAAGTTATGAGGTTTTGGATCTTTGTACGGCCCCACTGGATACATCCCCGCTCTCACAAACAGCAGTTTCGACTCTAGTGAGTCTGGTGGTTTGTAAAATTTGATAAATGGTTGTGCTTTACATCCCTTTTGCTCAAGTCCAGGCAATATTGAAGGAGTAACATCATTAATCTTTTCCCAGATAAAATATTTTCCTTCTACACTATTGTTTGATTTAACCAGGTGAATATTTTTGCTCTTGATATGTGGCAAACCCGAAGATCTGTACAGTTTTGGGGTGAAGTCTGGGGCTTTTATGTTCCATGGATCGATGGGAACTACTGGGTGTGGTGGGATGAGTCCACAACTCCTGCTTGAGATCAAGTTCTGACTCACAGAAAAGAGTAGCTTTCTTCTGAGGTCAACAGACATGGGAGTTTCCAAAGGCTCAGGAAGATTCATTGTGAATCAGCCACATCTTAATGTTCAGAGCAATAATCTGAGTTGTAAAACAAGTTGTAAATAAACCAAAGATTACTGGAGTGCAAGAAAATAGCATTTCAGTcattctacttcaaaatttcccATTTAATTTAGTGTGTTACTTGCATATTCTTTGTAGTTATTTAATAGCAATTTCTGAGTTAAAATTGTAACTACaccatttttttaagtaatctgtaaatgcataaaaatgttacataatCCCATTAGCAACCTCGTAAATTCCATTGAATCTTAATGAAGAATATAAGTGCATATTACATATGCAAAAGGCACAAGATTAGATTTAGGTGGTAGAAATgcaattaacaataaataaatagagcaagACCTATTTCTATCAAAAGTGCATTTCAAAGGAAATAATTCCTAAAATCACTTACCTTTCTTACAGCAGCGTGGGTGTCTTTCAGCCACGACAAAGTAGACAGTAAAGAGTTCAAAGGCTGTgcttgatcaaaaaaaaaaaaaaaaaagaaaagaaacaaaaagaattTAAGCCAGCTCAGCATGGAGCAGTGGATACAACAAGGTTGCCAGGCAGCAAGAGTTTCAAGTTCTCATTCAGAGAGACTGCCTGTGGACAGAGAACAGTGGGGACATTGTTGAAGAAACAAAGAGACGTCTTAGCAACCATCACACTATGAATTAAAGtcagtttaaatatgaaaaactttGTGGAACACAAATACCAACGAAATATACCAATCTTCAGACATATATTcagttataaattaattaattacaaacatTCATCACCATAATACTGGGGGGAATGGCAGGTTATTATAGGCTATTCATTCTTTCTAATGTTTTTAGCAAATGCAGCAAATAGGATACATTCATATATTATTTCTTTCATGCTCATTTTGGCTTCCTGATTGAAATAACTCctgtttaaataatgttaagtATTTAGCAAGTtgcttttgtgttttataaagGGATGCAAAAGTTCAAATTGTACTTTCAAATCAAATCCAGGAGAGGTCAGCAAACAACTGATTTAAAGACACCAACTCTAGATTTTCTTTGTCTAATCCTCTTAAACACCTACGAAACCTTAATATCACATAATTTATAGAACAGTAAAGCAATAACTAATTTAGATAAAGTATACTTTTGTAGCCTATAATGTTCTGTAAGCAGTCACTGAAAAGCAATAATTTGCTGTCATTTTTATATCTGCTTTTGCATCTCAAGATCAAAGTTGGGGATGGGAATAGATGAAGAAAACAGATAAAGCTAACACATTGTGAATACATTATGAGCATATAAAATTTCACTAACATAACAAAGGTTTCTGAAAGATTAAGCGCTTGTTATAATAAAAAGATTTCAAAGCTGTACCATTAGAGAGGGTATTGACTTGACCTTGACCATGATTTCGACTACATACTCTATAAACCTTACATGAAAGTTCCAGAAAACAAGAAAATAGCAGACAGAACCAATCTCAAGACTGAAAGTGGCTGAACCAgtaggtcaaaggtcacagctgGGATTTATGGGGTCATGTTTTAAAAGAGCAAAAGCTGTTAACTGTCCATTGCACATTGTCAGATGTCCAGCTGGAAGGATAGTAAGGTTGGACAACCCTTTATAATCAACCGACTGGTCTTGGAGGTACAACGTTGAACAAtgaaaaagtgcattttagcTTAAAGCGCTTTTTTCAAGTAGCATGAGCATCCTTGTAAAAGTTTACAATTCACACTCCTCTTTGTCTGTCATATACAATTAGAAAAAATTTCTGTATGGACTATTGATTCCTCTGCAGTCTCCGAGGTTTATGTTCATTTTACAAAAGCCTCAGAAGACGATAGCTAATACTGATATTGCTGTTTTGTGCTGACTTTTAAATTTCCTttcttaaattcattttataattGATTATATCGTACATGgagacctttttttttcagaataagtAATAGCAagcatacaggtttaaaacaacactgAGGTAAGTAGTACTAAttctaatttttgggtgaactattcattttaaatcatttacttTCCTGTTTCCAACACTTTAGTTCTTTTTATACATTTGCAGCATTTAGACTTTGTGTTATATTGATTACTAATCACACCTTTAGAGCATGGAAAAGTCTTGTCACTGATGACTGTTTACCATCTGCTTTTCTCATTATGTGTCACAAGCTGTTTTACTGCATTAACCCCTTTTATCCATATCAAAAGTAAAAACACTGGGAATATGTTGTAAGTTTCGTTCTGCCTAATGAGAATCATTCAGTAAAAATATACGGTTCGGAGGAAGAATGTAATTATTTCAATACGAGTGTCAAACACCATCTCGTAGAGAAACATATTGTGTTATCCCAGTGCTCAGTGTTTATCCCGTGAATGTTATCCACATCTTCTTTGAGAAGGAGTGGCACacccttgataaaaaaaaaaaaaaaaaaaaaaaaaaacagtttaacagATGGCCTCTGGTTATGTGATTCCTTCACAAAGTCTCGCAGGCATCACCAACAGACTGTGTTTAACTTTCTCAGAGCAGTACTTTGGATGATCATTATGTTGATATAAGCAAGCCCAGCAATGGACAGTCCATGAAGAATAGTTCTTGGTTAATGCCAGTAaggtcagtgttttgattagaAAGCTGTTGATAAAACATAAGCAGAGCCATAACTTGTGGATTTTGGTAGCTTGCCATAATAATTGGCATGACTTAAACTTTGAGGGCTGCAATTAATTTACTAACTTATATTTAATAGGCTACTGGAGGTACATGAATGGATATTCTCTTGCATTACAATACACATTAATAATAGGTGAAAGGTACATGGAAAAGAAAAACAGCCATGCTTTCTTGAAAAAATGTAGAACTAGACAATATTACCATCTGCTTCTTTATCCAGACCGGAAGGAAGATTAATTCTGCAAATCACTGgacaataaaattaatttagttatCTGTGGGACTTCTAGCCCTGTGGACTTTTAGAAAACTCTTTTGAAAATGCTTtactaacaataaacaaaagtCACAGACATTTGCACTACATCTAAAATTTTCTATTaagctatatttattttgtgctgaAAATGACAGACTCACTTGTCTTGCTTCGTCTAA
Proteins encoded in this region:
- the LOC113115520 gene encoding uncharacterized protein LOC113115520 encodes the protein MNLPEPLETPMSVDLRRKLLFSVSQNLISSRSCGLIPPHPVVPIDPWNIKAPDFTPKLYRSSGLPHIKSKNIHLVKSNNSVEGKYFIWEKINDVTPSILPGLEQKGCKAQPFIKFYKPPDSLESKLLFVRAGMYPVGPYKDPKPHNFRPCAEGMPEMVSSLEKDPGCLIIKSQCLRAVNDSLPDLNPSHSNTVSQIDTFKPAELKWDPRLILPKMPWPPKSASYTRHRRRRGVYSALMDRVEEKLTNSWKK